CTTTTACCCGTAAAGCCTTCCATACCTCAACATTGTATCCTACAACATCCTCAGGGCTTTCATCGCCGTGAAATTGTATCACGTCAAGACCTAACTCGCCTACAACTTTTTCTATAACTTCTCTTTTTTCATTGACAAAAACTCCTACCTTCTTTATACGATTATCCAATCTGTATACCAATTTTTTAGCTAGAGGTAAATCTACCTTTCTTTTGCTCTCGGCAAATACAAAGCCTGCATAGTCAATCTTCAAAGCATTGGCATAATCAATATCCTCCAACCTCTTTAATCCGCAAATCTTTATCTTTACCATCATATCACCGCTTCATCATGCCATTTTTAATTCCTCAAGAGATTTTATAATATTCTTTGACCTCATCAGTGCCTCACCGATCAAGACCGCATCAACGCCAATAGATCTCAGGTATTTTATATCATCAGGATTTCTTATACCACTCTCTGATACTTTTACTACATTTTGTGGTATCATTTTAATAAGTTTTTCAGTGTTCTTCAAATTTACGGTAAAATCCTTGAGATTCCTGTTGTTTATACCTATAACATCAGCACCAGTTTCCAGGGCAATGTCCAGTTCTCCCTCATCGTGGACTTCCACAAGGCAATCCAGATCCAATGATTTGGCAAGTCCATAGTACCTTTTTAGATTTTTCCCCAGTATTGCCGTTATAAGCAAAACGGCATCGGCACCTATCACTTTCGACTGATATATCTGGTACTCATCTATGATAAAATCCTTTCTCAATACAGGTAGAGCAACAGCGTTTTTTACTTCACCTATAAAGCTATCATCTCCAAGAAAATATTTTTTTTCCGTCAACACCGATATGGCATCGGCCCCTCCGGCTTCATACATCCGTGCAATATCAGCAGGTATTATATCTTCCTTTATAGCCCCTTTTGAAGGAGATGCCTTTTTAATCTCCGCTATTATCTTTATACTGCCGTTTCTTACCATACTGATATCCTCTCTACCTATTAATAAAGCGCATTTAAAACCTCTGCTTTTATTGCCTTTATCCTCTAAAAGAATATTGACTGCTTTCATCAACGTATCAATAGAAACGTGTCGTTTCTCTTCTTCCAACTGCAATTTCTTGTATGCTACTATTTCATCCAGAATCATACGGCAATCTCCCTGCTAACTTTCACAAAATCATTGAGCTTTTCGTAGGCAGCTCCTGAATCGATGATATCTTTAGCCTTTATGATACCTTCTCTCATGTCTTCAACGGCGTTTCCCACATAAAGGGCTGCAGCCGAATTTAATATCACAATATCCCTGGCAGGGCCTTTTTCTCCCTTAAAGATTCGCACGATAAGCTCGGCATTATACCTGGCATCTGCACCTGAAATATCCTCCATCCTGGCATATGGGATACCAAAATCCCGTGGGTCTATTTCATAATCGATAATCTCTCCATCTTTTATTTCGCTTACAAGGGTATTGGAAGTTATTGTTATCTCATCCAAGCCATCCATACCATGAACTACCATAGCCTTTTCCGTGCCCAAATTTTTAAGCACTTCGGCAATAACATGAGTTAATCCGCCATCATAAACCCCCAACACCTGTCCTTTTACGTATGCCGGATTTGTCAATGGCCCGAGCACATTAAAAATCGTCCTGGTTCCCAATTCCTTTCTGGGACCCGCCACATTTTTCATAGAAAGATGATAATATGGAGCGTATAGAAACCCAATCCCAATATTTTCAATACATTTTTTAGCTTGCTCAGGTGACATATCTATCTTAACGCCTAATGCCTCAAGAACATCAGCACTACCACTTTTACTGGACACCGCTTTATTGCCATGTTTCGCCACCTTAACACCTCCAGCCGCAGCTATTATGGCCACAGCAGTGGAAATGTTAAAAGTCTTGCCGCCATCGCCTCCTGTGCCACAAGTATCTATAGCGTATTCCTGAAGTTCAACTCTTTTTGCTTTAGACCTCATACACATGGCGCAACCTG
The nucleotide sequence above comes from Caldanaerobius fijiensis DSM 17918. Encoded proteins:
- the trpC gene encoding indole-3-glycerol phosphate synthase TrpC, translating into MILDEIVAYKKLQLEEEKRHVSIDTLMKAVNILLEDKGNKSRGFKCALLIGREDISMVRNGSIKIIAEIKKASPSKGAIKEDIIPADIARMYEAGGADAISVLTEKKYFLGDDSFIGEVKNAVALPVLRKDFIIDEYQIYQSKVIGADAVLLITAILGKNLKRYYGLAKSLDLDCLVEVHDEGELDIALETGADVIGINNRNLKDFTVNLKNTEKLIKMIPQNVVKVSESGIRNPDDIKYLRSIGVDAVLIGEALMRSKNIIKSLEELKMA
- the trpD gene encoding anthranilate phosphoribosyltransferase; amino-acid sequence: MLHELLKKVVMKEDLTQEEAYMAMDAIMNGEATPSQIGGFLIALRMKGEVIPEITGCAMCMRSKAKRVELQEYAIDTCGTGGDGGKTFNISTAVAIIAAAGGVKVAKHGNKAVSSKSGSADVLEALGVKIDMSPEQAKKCIENIGIGFLYAPYYHLSMKNVAGPRKELGTRTIFNVLGPLTNPAYVKGQVLGVYDGGLTHVIAEVLKNLGTEKAMVVHGMDGLDEITITSNTLVSEIKDGEIIDYEIDPRDFGIPYARMEDISGADARYNAELIVRIFKGEKGPARDIVILNSAAALYVGNAVEDMREGIIKAKDIIDSGAAYEKLNDFVKVSREIAV